The following proteins come from a genomic window of Proteiniphilum propionicum:
- a CDS encoding FtsX-like permease family protein, producing the protein MGLAIGFTAFSFTMSWIRYEMGYDSHNPDRDRIYMVAKVDEKRAGGLSNLVPDALAGYLKKTFPEVEAATMLSYNDKMRIKDSLVSIHLIETDISFFEVFYPEITVRFPEPLPETGISLVTSTDYQMLKQSGIPDSLLINYKIIPEKTLHSNVAYDQINIRPYKLPDERYSPWVYHSKSAFVRFYAGIDINAFQQKLDSVNVENSMQGVMSYKLIPLKKVHYTIPDAKTNIKFNHLRIFAGVALLVILCALFNYLMLFINRIKIRSREMALRKVTGSGTVQLLTLLFFEFILILFLSVFIGGVLTELFFSAFTKLSQIEAAKTYFAREMMLYAIGLIIVSGLFAFFPIHYFMKRSVRENIQPETRQHLGFKNSFTLISIGLQLFIGVLLIFCTSVFFHQMCLLNRAEIGFNRHNISQVNMWALHDPILLEEVKSVSGVEDAIYFPQAFLPSRSSASTQVSLEKGTPSERMQNFELFNVQSPEFFDFFDIKLLQGRAMNENETRVCVINETAKRMIGKENPIGEKLNSHWTIVGVIPDLHAQSPLLPIQPTLYRTPQDAGNTNMAGNTIAYKYAKDFRKQTEQAIEEIAGKKDNMPYNRVHFENMEEVYSEYTKSERWLLILLGIMTVVAILIAVFGIFSMITLACSQQRKEIAIRKVNGAKAKEILALFFRQYFVVTVTACLVAFPVGVYVMLRWLEQYTRRVSMEWWLFAGVFVLVAAIVFTSIIFRVWKAASENPAEEVKSE; encoded by the coding sequence TTGGGTTTGGCAATCGGCTTTACGGCATTTTCGTTCACTATGTCGTGGATAAGGTACGAAATGGGATATGATAGCCATAATCCCGACAGGGACAGAATTTATATGGTTGCCAAAGTAGATGAAAAAAGAGCGGGTGGGTTATCAAATCTGGTGCCGGATGCTTTAGCGGGATACCTGAAAAAAACTTTTCCGGAAGTGGAAGCGGCCACAATGCTTTCTTATAATGACAAAATGAGGATAAAAGATTCATTGGTGTCTATACATTTGATTGAAACGGACATCTCTTTTTTCGAGGTTTTTTATCCCGAAATCACCGTCCGGTTTCCGGAACCATTGCCCGAAACCGGAATTTCTTTAGTTACATCAACTGATTATCAAATGTTGAAACAAAGTGGAATCCCCGATAGCTTACTGATTAATTACAAGATAATTCCCGAAAAAACGCTCCACAGCAATGTGGCATACGACCAAATCAATATCCGTCCATACAAACTTCCAGATGAAAGATATTCGCCGTGGGTATATCATTCAAAATCGGCATTTGTGCGCTTTTACGCCGGAATAGATATCAATGCCTTTCAACAGAAACTCGATAGCGTTAACGTAGAAAATTCAATGCAAGGAGTGATGTCTTACAAACTCATTCCGCTGAAAAAGGTGCATTACACCATACCCGATGCTAAAACAAACATCAAGTTTAACCATTTGCGTATATTTGCAGGAGTGGCGTTGCTGGTTATTCTTTGCGCGTTGTTCAATTACTTGATGTTGTTTATCAACCGGATAAAGATCAGAAGCCGAGAAATGGCGTTGCGGAAAGTAACAGGAAGCGGAACCGTACAGTTGTTGACTTTGCTGTTTTTCGAGTTTATACTTATTCTGTTTTTATCGGTGTTTATCGGTGGCGTGCTTACTGAATTGTTTTTTTCTGCTTTCACAAAACTGTCGCAAATTGAAGCTGCAAAAACCTATTTTGCACGTGAAATGATGCTGTATGCCATTGGACTTATCATCGTTTCGGGACTCTTCGCTTTCTTTCCTATCCACTATTTTATGAAACGTAGCGTTCGCGAAAATATTCAACCCGAAACGAGACAACACCTCGGTTTCAAAAACAGTTTTACGCTCATTAGCATTGGATTACAGCTTTTTATCGGCGTATTGCTTATTTTCTGCACATCGGTTTTTTTCCATCAGATGTGCCTTTTAAACCGTGCAGAGATTGGTTTTAACAGGCACAACATCAGTCAAGTGAATATGTGGGCATTGCACGATCCCATCCTTTTGGAAGAAGTAAAAAGCGTTTCGGGAGTGGAAGATGCCATCTATTTTCCGCAGGCTTTTTTGCCAAGCAGGAGTAGTGCTTCTACCCAGGTTTCGTTAGAAAAAGGAACGCCTTCTGAACGCATGCAGAATTTTGAATTGTTTAATGTGCAGTCGCCCGAATTTTTCGATTTCTTTGATATTAAATTGCTCCAAGGTCGTGCTATGAATGAAAACGAAACGCGTGTTTGCGTGATTAATGAAACCGCGAAAAGAATGATTGGAAAAGAAAATCCTATTGGCGAAAAACTAAATAGCCACTGGACAATTGTCGGCGTAATCCCCGATTTGCACGCTCAATCTCCTTTGTTACCCATTCAACCCACCCTATACCGAACACCACAAGATGCAGGCAATACAAATATGGCCGGAAACACAATTGCATATAAATATGCGAAAGATTTCCGCAAACAAACGGAACAAGCCATAGAAGAAATAGCAGGTAAGAAAGACAATATGCCCTACAATAGGGTACATTTCGAAAATATGGAAGAAGTCTATTCCGAATACACCAAATCTGAGCGTTGGCTACTCATTTTGTTGGGTATCATGACCGTCGTTGCCATCCTCATCGCCGTTTTCGGCATTTTTTCGATGATTACCTTGGCGTGCAGTCAACAGCGCAAGGAAATCGCCATTCGCAAGGTAAACGGTGCGAAGGCAAAAGAAATTCTGGCGTTGTTTTTTCGTCAATATTTCGTGGTAACGGTGACGGCGTGCTTGGTGGCGTTTCCCGTTGGTGTGTACGTGATGTTGCGATGGTTGGAACAGTACACTCGTAGGGTATCTATGGAATGGTGGCTTTTTGCCGGTGTGTTTGTGTTGGTGGCTGCCATTGTTTTTACCAGCATTATTTTCAGGGTATGGAAGGCGGCGAGCGAAAACCCGGCAGAGGAGGTGAAGTCGGAATAA
- a CDS encoding ABC transporter permease, giving the protein MFKTALKLIFRNWWRNKTFTLISILSLTVGIACTALLISFVSYEYGIEKDNPNRDKLVWVMQDMPSYPGEKVAYMRSGVPEQLQEKYPEMEGFLQLNSFGMKYIEVNNQHLEPMEILNVDASFPEFFPFELLYGSWNAFHNPQSIVLSEKQAQKFFGNENALGKQITVCKEDGFSSEKIIVYTVGAVTKSRTQSAIIFDGLVCDPENNWGGPTLLMMPVHTDRSRFEEKVKKDRIPTLAGGQYYFYSFDQSISSTYNQQQLNYWHYKKNSLLLVGLISAILVFLTAVFNYVNMSFSRVLQQVKALHTQKLMGARESDVRIQIFADTFLAVLISFVLAILMMHDLLPVFNQVVSVDFSPGYFYSKDFYPILILFVVVLTVIPAWIMSRKLSRLSGSDYRLFFVTKKNRWIGTLVTAQFLIAIALITAAITANRQVSLVKQNGDRYRNLIEISEVMEIGKLRELETRIQNIPGVSGVSTGNLPMMNAWIMHNTLRKESGEEIETAVLQLSGDKEFLHILKLRQLSGTDWETLFETNPHAVLVNKTFADALDKPETELTNEPLSKYFDSGDSLAVIGGVIEDFYFNSLEEKNTSILIGQYVHDPRYTSTLRVKLTDKGNSETFSTIKSVWRQTFPDAGFNCIDTYHEFIKLNSKIFEMSRLLNMYSLISILLTCFGLFGITFYAVQQRTKEIGIRKINGAKTPQLLWLLMIPMFVWMAVGFAVALPPAWWLMERWLQQFVYRVDVSVGSFLLALLLVAVVAFATVGWHVWRTARSNPVESLKAE; this is encoded by the coding sequence ATGTTCAAAACAGCATTAAAACTCATTTTCCGAAATTGGTGGCGCAACAAAACGTTCACGCTTATTTCCATCCTCAGCCTAACCGTGGGCATTGCTTGCACGGCTCTGCTGATTTCTTTCGTCAGCTACGAATACGGAATCGAGAAGGATAACCCTAATCGCGATAAATTGGTGTGGGTAATGCAGGATATGCCATCTTATCCGGGCGAAAAAGTGGCTTATATGAGAAGCGGCGTTCCCGAACAACTGCAAGAGAAATATCCCGAAATGGAAGGGTTCCTGCAACTGAACAGTTTTGGCATGAAGTATATCGAGGTGAACAACCAACATCTTGAGCCAATGGAAATTCTCAACGTGGATGCCTCTTTTCCGGAATTCTTTCCGTTCGAACTGCTGTACGGTTCATGGAACGCTTTCCACAATCCGCAGTCGATCGTTCTTAGCGAAAAACAGGCACAAAAGTTTTTCGGCAACGAAAACGCTCTGGGAAAACAGATTACAGTGTGTAAGGAGGACGGTTTCAGCTCGGAAAAAATAATCGTTTACACGGTTGGGGCAGTAACAAAAAGCCGCACGCAGTCGGCCATTATCTTCGACGGGCTTGTATGCGACCCCGAAAACAACTGGGGAGGCCCCACGTTGTTGATGATGCCGGTGCATACAGACCGCTCCCGATTTGAAGAAAAGGTGAAGAAAGACCGGATACCGACGCTCGCAGGAGGACAGTATTATTTTTATTCGTTCGATCAATCCATTTCATCCACTTATAACCAGCAACAACTCAATTACTGGCATTACAAAAAAAACAGTCTGTTGCTCGTCGGGTTGATTTCCGCGATCCTGGTGTTCCTCACGGCAGTGTTCAATTACGTGAACATGAGTTTTTCACGCGTCCTGCAACAGGTAAAAGCACTCCACACACAAAAATTGATGGGTGCCCGCGAATCCGATGTGCGGATACAGATTTTTGCGGACACCTTCCTTGCCGTTCTCATCTCTTTTGTATTGGCAATACTGATGATGCACGATTTGCTGCCGGTTTTCAACCAGGTGGTGTCGGTCGATTTTTCACCGGGATATTTCTACAGCAAAGATTTTTACCCGATACTGATACTGTTCGTTGTTGTGCTTACGGTGATCCCGGCCTGGATAATGAGCCGGAAACTCAGCCGCCTGTCGGGAAGCGATTACAGGCTGTTTTTCGTAACCAAGAAAAACCGGTGGATCGGCACGTTGGTAACCGCGCAGTTCTTGATTGCCATTGCGCTCATTACCGCTGCCATCACGGCAAACCGGCAAGTAAGCCTGGTAAAACAAAACGGCGACCGTTACCGCAACCTGATTGAAATATCCGAAGTGATGGAAATCGGGAAACTTCGCGAACTTGAAACCCGCATACAAAATATCCCCGGCGTATCGGGTGTTTCAACCGGAAACCTCCCCATGATGAACGCGTGGATTATGCACAACACCCTGCGGAAAGAATCGGGCGAAGAAATTGAAACGGCGGTGTTGCAACTATCGGGCGATAAGGAATTTCTACACATTCTCAAACTCAGGCAGCTATCGGGAACCGATTGGGAAACGCTGTTTGAAACCAACCCGCACGCGGTGCTTGTAAATAAGACGTTTGCCGACGCGCTGGACAAACCGGAAACGGAATTAACCAACGAGCCTTTATCCAAATATTTCGATTCGGGCGATTCGCTGGCCGTTATCGGTGGTGTGATTGAAGACTTCTATTTTAATTCTCTGGAAGAAAAAAACACATCCATCCTCATTGGCCAATATGTCCACGACCCACGATACACCAGCACACTACGCGTAAAACTCACGGATAAAGGAAATTCCGAAACCTTTTCCACCATCAAATCGGTTTGGCGGCAAACCTTTCCCGATGCCGGATTCAATTGCATCGACACTTATCACGAATTTATAAAGCTCAACAGCAAAATCTTCGAGATGTCGCGCCTGCTCAACATGTATTCGCTTATCAGCATTCTGCTTACCTGTTTCGGGTTGTTCGGCATTACGTTTTACGCCGTGCAGCAACGCACTAAAGAAATCGGTATCCGAAAAATCAACGGCGCCAAAACGCCGCAACTCCTGTGGCTGCTGATGATACCGATGTTCGTATGGATGGCGGTGGGATTTGCCGTAGCCCTTCCGCCGGCATGGTGGCTGATGGAACGGTGGTTGCAACAGTTTGTGTATCGGGTGGATGTGTCGGTAGGTTCGTTTCTGCTCGCGCTGCTGTTGGTTGCCGTCGTCGCGTTCGCAACCGTCGGCTGGCACGTGTGGCGCACGGCACGAAGCAATCCGGTGGAAAGTTTGAAAGCGGAATAA
- a CDS encoding ABC transporter permease — protein sequence MLLHYLKIAWRNLLKYKTQTIISVLGLTIGVVFFAYGYHWYKYETSYDGFYPNSGRIYRVYGIEKNTMNQNAKIPYLAVAKIKNGFPEVEKIAVLYDQFSISFTYENERLEIRDIENVDENFFKMFPPIVICGSLDDDLFLEKEIADMVVTEDFARKFFNTPEEALAKMFISTYKNSYVIKAVIKNPPVNSNFQAQCYIADINVRAISSESEEKIQWTSFYQTQLYVQLHKNANRKAFEEKLRSYAVDNDLNTNLLFAISPLRTVKYDIQQAGNVFEQHNSLNLTYIRTFLFVGVLLILSVFFNYLNILINSIVQRTREMNLRKVSGAHTRNLFVQLFVEIGLLILFVILLSLSVAELTASSFEKVFQTVILKHQLFGILFETIAIVGVSLCSIVFVSLYRFLQKTSFRKNITRVQMQRTLSAGKISMAVQLLVGAFFMMSALAFWRQVRFMQTSDWGIQTKNTIQVGVMGGPNKKVILEEIKQLATVEEICPTGLFTVSNEAGPFSQNNVNWEGRQPDYRPFFQTVDVGLNFASFFGLEIIQGRDFTEADWKTDVAKTLINEEAARVMQLTDPIGQKIEIDLDYYTPEGPGRGTMEIIGVFRDFHGIGLKQPIMPMILKSVSSWRETIYYVRSTPGTETETLQSIRSILEEYIEGSQVSKIPLITMTDLLNKLSQPEQDLLKLFLTVSLLCILIAVFGIYSVSQRETQRRRKEIAIRKTAGAKTREIMAMFIREYLIITLAACAVALPLAGLFMHRWLQGFAYRISISWWMFAVVILVVAVIVLLTIFSQVNRASNQNPAEVVKSE from the coding sequence ATGCTGTTACATTATCTAAAAATCGCGTGGAGAAATCTCCTGAAATACAAAACCCAAACCATCATCAGTGTATTGGGATTGACCATCGGCGTGGTGTTTTTCGCGTACGGATACCATTGGTATAAATACGAAACATCGTATGACGGTTTTTATCCTAATTCGGGCAGGATTTATCGAGTGTATGGCATTGAGAAAAACACGATGAATCAAAACGCAAAAATCCCTTATTTGGCAGTTGCCAAGATAAAAAATGGGTTTCCCGAAGTGGAGAAAATTGCCGTTCTGTACGATCAGTTTTCTATATCGTTTACTTACGAAAACGAAAGGTTGGAAATTCGGGATATCGAGAATGTTGATGAGAACTTCTTCAAAATGTTCCCTCCAATAGTAATTTGCGGTTCGTTGGACGACGATTTGTTTTTGGAAAAAGAGATAGCCGATATGGTAGTTACGGAAGATTTCGCCCGAAAGTTCTTCAATACACCCGAAGAAGCTCTCGCTAAAATGTTTATATCAACCTACAAAAACAGCTACGTCATAAAAGCGGTGATAAAAAATCCACCTGTCAATTCAAACTTTCAAGCGCAGTGTTATATTGCCGATATAAACGTAAGGGCGATATCAAGTGAGTCGGAAGAAAAAATTCAATGGACGAGCTTCTATCAAACACAACTGTATGTTCAGTTGCATAAAAACGCAAACAGAAAGGCTTTTGAAGAAAAATTGCGCAGCTACGCGGTCGATAATGATTTAAACACTAATTTGTTGTTCGCGATAAGCCCATTGAGAACCGTTAAGTACGACATTCAACAAGCAGGGAACGTGTTTGAACAACATAACAGCCTCAATTTAACCTACATACGCACATTCCTGTTTGTCGGCGTGTTGCTGATTTTATCGGTTTTCTTTAACTACCTGAACATTCTTATCAACAGTATAGTGCAACGAACGCGCGAAATGAATCTTCGTAAAGTGTCGGGGGCGCACACCCGAAATCTTTTTGTACAACTTTTTGTAGAAATTGGTTTGTTAATCTTGTTTGTTATCCTCTTATCCTTATCTGTTGCCGAATTAACTGCATCATCTTTCGAGAAAGTGTTTCAAACCGTTATCCTGAAACATCAATTGTTCGGAATACTTTTTGAGACTATCGCCATAGTGGGTGTTTCGCTTTGCAGTATCGTTTTTGTATCCCTTTACCGATTTCTCCAAAAAACATCTTTCAGGAAAAACATTACCCGTGTTCAAATGCAAAGAACACTGTCTGCGGGGAAAATAAGTATGGCCGTTCAACTGCTTGTCGGCGCGTTTTTTATGATGAGTGCTCTTGCTTTTTGGAGACAAGTGCGATTTATGCAAACTTCCGATTGGGGAATACAAACAAAAAACACCATTCAGGTAGGCGTTATGGGAGGTCCCAATAAAAAAGTTATTCTTGAGGAGATTAAGCAATTGGCCACCGTTGAAGAAATTTGCCCCACCGGATTATTCACAGTTAGCAACGAAGCTGGACCTTTTTCTCAAAACAATGTGAATTGGGAAGGCAGGCAACCCGATTACAGGCCTTTTTTCCAGACCGTGGATGTGGGGTTGAATTTTGCCTCATTTTTCGGATTGGAAATAATACAAGGACGCGATTTTACGGAAGCTGATTGGAAGACGGATGTTGCCAAAACGTTAATCAATGAAGAGGCTGCCCGCGTAATGCAACTGACAGATCCGATTGGGCAGAAAATAGAAATCGACCTTGATTATTATACACCCGAAGGGCCTGGTAGGGGAACGATGGAAATAATTGGCGTATTTCGTGATTTTCACGGCATCGGGCTTAAACAACCCATTATGCCGATGATACTGAAAAGCGTATCGTCGTGGCGCGAAACTATTTATTACGTGCGCTCCACACCAGGAACGGAAACGGAGACGCTACAGTCCATCCGTTCAATTTTAGAAGAGTATATTGAAGGATCTCAGGTTTCTAAGATTCCGCTCATAACAATGACCGACTTGTTAAACAAACTAAGCCAACCCGAGCAGGATCTGTTGAAACTTTTCCTCACCGTTTCTTTGCTCTGTATTCTGATTGCCGTTTTCGGCATCTATTCCGTGTCGCAGCGCGAAACGCAACGCCGCCGCAAGGAGATTGCCATCCGCAAAACGGCGGGAGCGAAAACGCGCGAGATAATGGCGATGTTCATTCGCGAGTACCTGATTATTACGCTTGCAGCGTGCGCCGTGGCATTGCCGTTGGCCGGATTATTTATGCACCGATGGCTGCAAGGCTTCGCCTATCGCATCTCCATCTCATGGTGGATGTTCGCGGTGGTAATTTTGGTGGTGGCTGTTATTGTGTTGCTCACCATTTTTAGTCAGGTAAACAGAGCGTCGAATCAAAATCCGGCGGAGGTGGTGAAGTCGGAATAA
- a CDS encoding efflux RND transporter periplasmic adaptor subunit, which yields MDKRLPKRSFFQKYKYYLLAGAAFVAFLVFVIVSVSGGRKLRVDDEKIVIANVAEAPFLDYVDAEGIVQPIQTIKLNALESGMVQEVIAEEGAMLKKGDVILVLQNPELERIIEEQQAEWEKQRILYEEKKLEMEQKTILLKQQTLQARYELSRLQKDFALGEEEFKMGVKSKAQLNVQREEFTYKTQSTALQLDGLRQDSAATHLRRTLMDTDLERVRKTTSHARGRMDNLIVRAPMDGQLSFLNVTLGLRVGQSESIGEIKVMDNFKIHTRLSEYYIDRVQVGLPASVTYQGKRYPLRVSKVVPEVKDRQFDVYLVFTGSMPNNVRIGRSFRVQVELGQPETAIVIPRGDFFQTTGGQWIYKLNKSGDRAVKTPISVGRQNPVQYEIVSGLQAGDRVVVSGYANFGDVEELVIK from the coding sequence ATGGACAAACGCTTGCCCAAACGCTCGTTTTTCCAAAAATACAAATACTACCTGCTGGCCGGAGCGGCGTTTGTGGCGTTCCTCGTATTCGTTATCGTAAGCGTGTCGGGCGGACGAAAACTGCGCGTGGACGACGAAAAAATCGTGATTGCCAACGTGGCGGAAGCGCCGTTTCTCGATTACGTGGATGCCGAAGGCATCGTGCAGCCCATCCAAACCATCAAGCTCAACGCGCTGGAAAGCGGAATGGTACAGGAAGTGATTGCCGAAGAAGGGGCAATGCTGAAGAAAGGCGATGTGATTCTCGTGCTGCAAAATCCCGAATTAGAACGCATCATCGAAGAGCAGCAAGCCGAATGGGAAAAACAGCGCATTCTTTACGAAGAAAAAAAGCTGGAAATGGAGCAGAAAACCATCTTGCTCAAGCAGCAAACACTTCAGGCGCGATACGAACTGAGCCGTTTGCAAAAAGACTTCGCGCTGGGCGAAGAAGAATTTAAGATGGGTGTAAAAAGCAAGGCGCAACTCAATGTGCAACGCGAAGAATTTACCTACAAAACCCAAAGCACCGCCCTGCAATTAGACGGGCTAAGACAAGACAGCGCCGCCACACACCTGCGCCGAACGCTGATGGACACCGACCTCGAGCGGGTACGAAAAACCACCTCACACGCCCGCGGACGAATGGATAATTTAATTGTGCGCGCCCCGATGGACGGACAATTGAGTTTCCTCAACGTTACGCTCGGCCTGCGGGTGGGACAATCGGAAAGCATTGGCGAAATAAAAGTGATGGACAATTTCAAGATACATACCCGATTGAGCGAGTATTACATCGACCGCGTACAGGTGGGATTGCCTGCATCGGTAACCTATCAGGGAAAGAGATATCCGCTGCGCGTGTCGAAAGTCGTTCCCGAAGTGAAAGACCGGCAATTTGATGTGTATTTGGTGTTCACGGGCTCGATGCCCAACAACGTGCGCATCGGCCGCAGTTTTCGCGTGCAGGTGGAGCTGGGACAACCGGAAACGGCCATCGTCATTCCACGCGGCGATTTTTTCCAAACCACCGGCGGACAGTGGATTTATAAGTTGAACAAATCGGGCGACAGGGCAGTGAAAACACCCATCAGTGTTGGTCGGCAAAATCCGGTGCAGTACGAAATAGTGAGCGGACTGCAAGCCGGCGACCGCGTGGTGGTGAGTGGATACGCTAATTTTGGCGATGTGGAGGAACTGGTAATAAAATAG
- a CDS encoding ATP-binding protein has translation MLSRKITIQDVENESIFLWGARQTGKSTLLKMLFPDKRIIDLLKSDEFERYNRRPALLREELSLLPVNELVIIDEIQKIPALLDEVHWLISNHNLRFILSGSSARKLRRSGVNLLGGRAIRKHLYPFVSAEIPDFDLVKACNNGMLPRHYLVENATNRLHAYVGDYLQQEIKAEALTRNLNTFSRFMEIAALSNGEILNYNNIASECGVSAPTVKEYFSILEETLIGYTIPAFTRNVKRRVIQSPKFYYFDVGIANFLLKRTEINPGSPEFGHAFEHLIMQELIAYLGYFKPQLSLSYWRTTSGYEVDAIIGNAETAIEIKSSDEVQSHHTKGLKAFSEEFPDCRLIIVSLDKNPRRMNNVEIYPVLQFLSMLWSGDFF, from the coding sequence ATGTTATCACGAAAAATAACAATTCAGGATGTAGAGAACGAAAGCATTTTTCTTTGGGGTGCGCGGCAAACCGGTAAGAGTACGCTGCTGAAAATGCTGTTTCCCGACAAACGAATCATCGATTTGTTGAAATCGGATGAATTTGAACGTTATAACCGCCGTCCGGCACTGTTACGCGAAGAACTAAGCCTGTTGCCCGTAAACGAGTTGGTTATCATCGACGAAATTCAGAAAATCCCTGCTTTACTTGACGAAGTGCATTGGTTGATAAGCAATCATAATCTTCGTTTTATCCTGAGCGGCTCCAGTGCACGCAAGTTACGCCGAAGCGGTGTGAATTTGCTTGGAGGCAGAGCTATTCGAAAGCACTTGTATCCGTTTGTCAGCGCCGAAATTCCCGATTTCGACCTTGTAAAAGCCTGCAATAACGGTATGCTGCCGCGCCACTATTTAGTGGAAAACGCCACAAACCGGCTTCACGCTTACGTGGGCGATTATTTGCAACAGGAAATAAAAGCCGAAGCACTTACGCGAAACCTGAATACTTTTTCTCGGTTTATGGAGATTGCGGCTTTGAGCAATGGTGAAATTCTCAATTACAACAACATTGCTTCGGAATGCGGCGTGAGTGCACCTACAGTGAAAGAGTATTTTTCTATTTTGGAAGAAACGCTGATAGGTTATACCATTCCCGCTTTTACCCGAAACGTGAAACGTCGTGTTATCCAATCTCCCAAGTTTTACTATTTTGATGTAGGCATTGCTAATTTTCTTCTCAAAAGAACTGAGATAAACCCCGGTTCACCCGAATTTGGACATGCTTTCGAACATTTAATCATGCAAGAACTTATAGCCTACCTTGGTTATTTCAAGCCTCAACTCAGCTTGTCTTATTGGCGCACAACATCGGGTTACGAAGTGGACGCCATTATCGGAAATGCCGAAACAGCCATTGAAATAAAATCATCCGACGAAGTGCAATCGCATCACACAAAGGGATTAAAGGCATTTTCGGAAGAATTTCCCGATTGCCGGCTGATTATTGTTTCGTTGGATAAAAATCCGCGAAGGATGAACAATGTGGAGATTTATCCCGTGTTACAATTCTTGTCGATGCTTTGGAGCGGCGATTTCTTTTGA
- a CDS encoding TolC family protein: MKQIIVILSLFAFGHLAAAQDTLRLTLDEVVALARKQSPQAVAARHQYRAAYWNWRSFKADYLPSLTFSSNSQLNRSISPVTLPDGTDSFVHRNQLLNDGSMTINQNIALLGGSVFVQSGLQRLDIFPENQYSFKSTPVVIGYSQNLFGYNYLKWNKRIEPVRYSTAQKQYAETLELVASEAAMKFFQLATAQSNLRSANYNYANADTLFSYAKGRYEIGTITENEMLQLEINYLSEQTNRLNARIEMDDRIQNLRSFLGITENVEIVAEVSKAVPKFIVPVDDALQLARQNSPDMELLALQKLQSESAVAYAKASRGFKADLYMQFGLSQTDRSFANVYRNPLNQQLVSLGIRIPILDWGVGRGRVEVAKSNLEKVKIDIAQARTDFEANVIKLVKQFNLQADKVGIAQKTSVRAARRNDVAYRLYLLGKSTVLDLNAAIAEKDRSQRDYIRELQNYWSLYYGLRSITGWDFEKNSPILNVSVQKIEYRCQKTEDNFYSLIK; encoded by the coding sequence ATGAAACAAATCATCGTCATTCTCTCCTTGTTTGCCTTCGGGCATTTGGCAGCAGCGCAAGACACACTGCGGCTCACATTGGACGAAGTGGTGGCGCTTGCCCGGAAGCAGTCGCCGCAGGCGGTGGCGGCACGCCATCAATACCGGGCGGCTTATTGGAATTGGCGGTCGTTCAAGGCCGATTACCTGCCCAGCCTGACGTTCTCGTCCAATTCGCAGCTCAACCGGTCCATCAGTCCGGTTACGCTGCCCGATGGAACCGATAGTTTTGTACACCGCAACCAATTGCTCAACGACGGCTCAATGACCATCAATCAAAATATTGCCCTGCTTGGAGGAAGCGTGTTCGTACAGAGCGGTTTGCAGCGATTGGATATTTTCCCCGAAAACCAATACTCGTTCAAATCCACGCCCGTGGTTATCGGATATTCGCAAAATCTGTTCGGCTACAACTACCTGAAATGGAACAAGCGAATTGAACCTGTGCGATATAGCACAGCACAAAAACAATACGCCGAAACGCTCGAATTAGTGGCTTCGGAGGCGGCAATGAAATTTTTTCAGTTGGCTACGGCGCAAAGCAATTTACGTTCGGCAAACTACAATTACGCCAATGCCGATACGCTGTTCAGCTATGCCAAAGGACGTTACGAAATAGGCACCATAACCGAAAACGAGATGCTGCAATTGGAAATCAATTACCTTTCGGAACAAACCAACCGCCTGAATGCCCGCATTGAAATGGACGACCGAATACAGAATTTGCGCAGTTTTCTGGGAATTACGGAGAATGTGGAAATCGTGGCCGAGGTGAGCAAAGCCGTTCCAAAATTTATCGTTCCCGTGGACGATGCGCTACAACTTGCCCGCCAAAACAGTCCCGATATGGAACTGCTTGCCTTGCAAAAACTTCAAAGCGAAAGTGCGGTGGCTTACGCCAAGGCTTCGCGCGGGTTTAAAGCCGATTTGTACATGCAGTTCGGCTTGTCGCAAACCGACCGCAGTTTTGCCAATGTCTATCGCAATCCGCTCAACCAGCAATTGGTGAGTCTGGGAATTCGCATCCCGATTTTGGATTGGGGCGTGGGACGCGGACGGGTGGAAGTGGCGAAGAGCAACCTCGAAAAAGTGAAAATAGACATCGCACAGGCACGTACCGACTTCGAAGCCAACGTGATAAAATTAGTGAAGCAGTTCAACCTGCAGGCCGATAAAGTGGGCATCGCGCAGAAAACATCGGTACGCGCCGCGCGCCGGAACGATGTAGCCTACCGGCTCTATCTGCTCGGGAAATCCACCGTTCTCGATCTGAATGCCGCCATTGCCGAAAAAGACCGTTCGCAACGCGATTACATCCGCGAACTGCAAAACTACTGGAGCCTCTATTACGGATTGCGGAGCATCACGGGATGGGATTTTGAGAAGAATAGTCCGATTTTGAATGTGTCAGTACAGAAAATAGAGTACAGATGTCAGAAGACGGAAGACAATTTTTATAGTTTAATTAAATAA